From Saccopteryx leptura isolate mSacLep1 chromosome 3, mSacLep1_pri_phased_curated, whole genome shotgun sequence, one genomic window encodes:
- the LOC136397119 gene encoding LOW QUALITY PROTEIN: zinc finger protein 615-like (The sequence of the model RefSeq protein was modified relative to this genomic sequence to represent the inferred CDS: inserted 1 base in 1 codon; deleted 1 base in 1 codon; substituted 1 base at 1 genomic stop codon) has translation MAAPKRHQVLVVTDVSPSWVCENRLCFFEWFRASSAAIVEHYTWMTLSAHHTIKQNDVLQECLTFHDVAVDFTRDEWWLLDPNQKDLYRNVMLEIYSNLVSVGHQSSKPDALSKSERGEEPWTVGDEPQHLLCPGSLFPRTLESERASTESPQSPSIVKSGEECCEPDMFTNIVNLIESLFLLKQHCDILEICGKPLKSKVSFENLTGSFKLKNSVHLNGGETSILHDNHEQFYTEIRLHPSQKSIKNKSLVIQQQRTDSVEKAHICTECGKAFVKMAQLTDHQRYHTGEKPYGCSQCGKAFPRKSRLTEHWRIHIGLNQYECTEKPHGCILCGKKFSSKSYLHKHQKTHTGDKPYKCSECGKGFLRKSHLITHHRTHTGEKPYGCSLWKPYVCNECGKGFPEKSKLSVHKQTHTQDKNYMCSICGKGFXWKSRLLVHQQTHTGEKLYECSECGKGFSVKSQLLVHQQTHTEKKPYXCSKCQKGFQEKSKLFIHQRTHRGEKPYVCSQCGKGFIEKRPLILHQRTHTGEKPYVLNMEKSPM, from the exons ATGGCGGCTCCCAAGCGTCACCAGGTGCTAGTGGTCACTGATGTATCACCTTCCTGGGTGTGCGAGAATCGCCTGTGTTTCTTTGAATGGTTCAGAGCCTCGTCAGCCGCCATAGTGGAACATTATACCTGGATGACGCTTTCAG CACATCACACCATTAAACAGAACGATGTTTTACAGGAATGCCTGACATTTCACGATGTGGCCGTGGATTTCACCCGGGATGAGTGGTGGCTCCTGGACCCCAATCAGAAGGACCTGTACAGGAACGTGATGTTGGAGATCTACAGCAACCTGGTGTCAGTGG GGCATCAATCCAGCAAACCAGACGCGCTTTCCAAGTCGGAGCGAGGGGAAGAACCGTGGACAGTAGGGGATGAACCCCAACATCTGCTCTGTCCAG GTTCTCTTTTTCCTAGGACTCTGGAGAGTGAACGAGCCTCTACAGAGTCACCTCAAAGTCCAAGCATTGTGAAGAGTGGGGAGGAGTGCTGTGAACCTGATATGTTCACAAATATTGTTAATCTGATTGAAAGCCTTTTCCTATTGAAGCAACATTGTGATATTTTGGAGATATGTGGAAAACCTTTAAAGTCAAAAGTAAGTTTTGAAAACCTAACTGgaagttttaaattaaagaactctGTTCATTTAAATGGAGGTGAGACATCCATTCTGCATGATAACCATGAACAATTTTACACTGAAATTAGGTTGCATCCCAGT CAAAAATCCATCAAAAATAAGTCCCTGGTCATTCAGCAACAGAGAACTGACAGTGTTGAGAAAGCCCACATATGCactgaatgtgggaaagcctttgtCAAGATGGCTCAgctcactgatcatcagagatatcatactggagagaaaccttatgGATGCAgtcagtgtgggaaagccttcccCAGAAAATCTAGGCTCACTGAACATTGGAGAATTCATATAGGATTGAATCAGTATGAATGCA CAGAGAAACCCCATGGATGCATTCTATGTGGGAAGAAATTTTCTTCAAAGTCTTATCTTCATAAACATCAGAAAACTCATACAGGAGACAAACCTTAtaaatgcagtgaatgtgggaaaggcttcctCAGGAAAAGTCATCTCATTACTCATCATCGAAcacatacaggagagaaaccatatggATGTAGTCTAT GGAAACCATATGTATGCAATGAATGTGGAAAAGGCTTCCCAGAGAAGTCCAAACTGAGTGTACATAAACAGACTCATACACAAGACAAGAACTATATGTGTAGTAtatgtgggaaaggcttctgaTGGAAGAGCAGGCTGCTTGTGCATCAAcaaactcatacaggagagaagctGTATgaatgcagtgaatgtggaaaaggcTTTTCAGTGAAAAGCCAACTGCTTGTGCATCAACAGACTCATACGGAAAAGAAGCCGT ATTGCAGCAAATGTCAAAAGGGATTTCAAGAGAAAAGCAAGCTGTTtatacatcaaaggactcatagaggagagaagccatatgtatgcagtCAGTGTGGAAAAGGCTTTATAGAGAAGCGCCCACTGATTTtacatcaaaggactcatacGGGAGAAAAGCCCTACGTATTGAATATGGAGAAAAGCCCTATGTAG